Proteins encoded by one window of Nocardia goodfellowii:
- a CDS encoding FadR/GntR family transcriptional regulator yields the protein MVAQVRRHPLAAQTAELLLARIRGGEWPLGHRLPGETILAAQLGVGRSTLREAIRELAGKGVLDSRQGAGVFVTALDVTDDWDVVLRRATIAAVIEARIAIEAEAAALAAQRRTPADLRAIRRALAARATHGVSIDAHVDADMAFHRTVIVAAHNDVLTQLFDSFLPRLRVAMIDMLKIRPVPSESADHEAHIRLTDAIAHRNPSAAAEFSRTHLTQLKAAFS from the coding sequence ATGGTTGCCCAGGTTCGTCGCCACCCCTTGGCGGCGCAGACGGCAGAGTTGCTGCTCGCCCGCATTCGCGGCGGTGAATGGCCGCTCGGGCACCGGCTACCAGGCGAAACGATACTCGCGGCGCAACTCGGCGTAGGCCGGTCGACGCTGCGCGAGGCGATCCGCGAGCTGGCCGGCAAGGGCGTGCTCGACAGTCGCCAGGGCGCGGGCGTTTTCGTCACCGCGCTCGATGTCACCGACGATTGGGACGTGGTACTGCGCCGCGCCACCATCGCCGCGGTGATCGAAGCGCGCATCGCCATCGAAGCCGAGGCCGCCGCCCTCGCCGCCCAGCGCCGCACCCCGGCCGATCTGCGCGCGATCCGCCGCGCCCTGGCCGCGCGTGCGACGCACGGAGTATCGATCGACGCCCATGTGGACGCGGACATGGCATTCCATCGCACCGTGATCGTCGCCGCGCACAATGACGTCCTCACCCAGCTCTTCGACAGTTTCCTGCCCCGGCTGCGGGTGGCGATGATCGACATGCTGAAGATCCGCCCCGTGCCCTCGGAGTCCGCCGACCACGAGGCGCATATTCGGCTGACCGACGCCATCGCGCACCGAAACCCCTCGGCAGCGGCGGAATTCAGCCGCACCCATTTGACGCAGCTGAAGGCGGCGTTCTCGTGA
- a CDS encoding ABC transporter ATP-binding protein has translation MPAAPVLRLDDVTFRREGNQILHGISLTVLPGEHWALLGPNGAGKSTLLGFCGAVTFPTTGSVHVLGEQMGRVELAQLRRSIGHVNPRHPLRYPLTVREVVLTGITATVDLPMRWTPSPDELRRADAMIETIGLKGKADSIWPTLSQGERGRTLIARALVAEPRLLLFDEPATGLDLAAREQLLHTIDTLGDTHPEVASILVTHHLEELPSTTTHALLIAGGRTVAAGPAPEIITTDTVTTAFDHPVEVRYDRGRWTARAHTDRLTMPH, from the coding sequence ATGCCCGCCGCACCCGTCCTGCGACTCGACGATGTGACCTTCCGCCGGGAAGGCAACCAGATCCTGCACGGCATCTCGCTGACCGTGCTGCCCGGCGAACACTGGGCGCTGCTCGGGCCCAACGGCGCGGGCAAGAGCACCCTGCTGGGGTTCTGCGGCGCGGTCACCTTTCCGACGACCGGAAGCGTGCACGTCCTCGGCGAACAGATGGGCAGGGTCGAGCTGGCCCAGTTACGGCGCTCGATCGGCCACGTCAATCCCCGTCACCCACTGCGCTATCCATTGACGGTTCGCGAGGTGGTGCTCACCGGCATCACCGCCACCGTCGATCTCCCGATGCGCTGGACGCCGTCGCCCGACGAGCTCCGCCGTGCGGACGCGATGATCGAAACCATCGGCCTGAAGGGCAAAGCCGACAGCATCTGGCCCACCCTCTCCCAGGGTGAGCGCGGTCGCACCCTGATCGCCCGCGCCCTGGTCGCCGAACCCCGCCTGCTGCTGTTCGACGAACCCGCCACCGGCCTGGATCTGGCCGCCCGCGAACAGCTGCTGCACACCATCGACACGCTCGGCGACACGCACCCGGAGGTCGCCTCCATCCTGGTCACCCACCACCTGGAGGAACTTCCGAGCACGACCACCCATGCCCTGCTGATCGCCGGCGGCCGAACCGTCGCCGCCGGCCCCGCACCGGAGATCATCACCACCGACACGGTCACGACCGCTTTCGATCACCCCGTCGAAGTCCGCTACGACCGCGGCCGCTGGACCGCCCGCGCGCACACGGAC